Genomic DNA from Pygocentrus nattereri isolate fPygNat1 chromosome 11, fPygNat1.pri, whole genome shotgun sequence:
aacccttctaacctatctttcttccctcccactccattctctctctctatctctctcacatgtgtcgAGATGCACCGTTGGCCTGTCTGTAGGTGCCCCATTcgtggttccagcgttccagccatctttttgcactctctttgtactgttgttcttgtttctgttctgtttcttctgtgcgggtcgacccacgggggttgggttcctcggactgagccttggtcccttctaaggtttcttcctcttaaagggagtttttccttaccactgtagtcaccacaaaattggcttcactgtggtgatgctcataagaggcgtggacctgtttttctgtaaagctgctttgtgacaaccttgttgtaaaaagcgctatataaataaacttgaattgaattgaattgaattgaatatagaGACTGCAGGTTAATctgagctgtgatctgactcaggatAAGCTCTGTATGTATAAATAGAGAGACTACGGGTTAATCTGGGCTGTGATCTGACTTAGAATCAGCTCTGTGCGTTTATATAGAGAGACTGTAGGTTAATctgagctgtgatctgactcaggatcagctctgtgtgtatatatagagagactGCAGGTTAATCTCagctgtgatctgactcaggatcagctctgtgtgtatatatagagagactacaggttaatctgagctgtgatctgactcaggatcagctttgtgtgtatatagagaCAGACTACAGGTTAATCTGAGCCGTGACTTGACTCAGGATcagctgtgtgtatatatagagagactACAGGTTAATCTCagctgtgatctgactcaggatcagctctgtgtgtatatatagagagactAAAGGTTAATCTCAGCTGTGATCTGATAcaggatcagctctgtgtgtatatatagagagactGCAGGTTAATCTCagctgtgatctgactcaggatcagctctgtgtgCATATACAGAGAGACTACAGGTTAATCTGCgctgtgatctgactcaggatcagctctgtgCTCAtacagagactgtgtgtgtgtatggtaaTGTACctagagatatatatatagagagagagagagagagagagagactaggttaatctgagctgtgatctgactcaggatcagctctgtgtgtatatacagagagacgacaggttaatctgagctgtgatctgactcaggatcagctctgtgtgtatatatagagagactacaggttaatctgagctgtgatctgactcaggatcagctctgtgtgtatatagagaATGTAGGTTAATctgagctgtgatctgactcaggatcagctctgtgtgtatatacagagagactacaggttaatctgagctgtgatctgactcaggatcagctctgtgCTCAtacagagactgtgtgtgtgtatggtaaTGTACCTAGAGACTGCAGGTTAATCTGAGCTGTAATCTGAGCCTCCTTCAGCAGCTCCTCCTGACTCAGAATGCGCTCGGTGTTGGTTTTCCTGCGGCGTGGCGCCTCCATCTGGCGCTCCTGCAGACGCTCGAAGGTCTTCCTTGTGTGCTCGCTGGTGGACTTGCGCACCGACTTGCGCACTGCAGAGAGGAAGTAAGGCATACTTAAgaaatgtgaacatttttcaTACTTCCAGCTACAGAAACGATGAATCCCAGTGAAAGCGTTAAGCTCAGTCTGGGTGTGGGTCAGTCCACTTAACACTAAAATCAGACGGAAACGGAACGGCGTTAGATAACGTAGATACAGTAACACTGTAGCTGGACTATTACAGTAATGATGTGTTTCATGTGTCGCACAGTGTTTATTTCAGGACGAGGGGCTGACAGCGGAGAAATCTGAAAACTCTGATTTGAGTTTATTATCAGAACTGAGATCTGCAGGGTCTGTGTTAAGACATCTGACCTGATGGTAAACTCTTATTCTCTTTACTGACACATAATATTCTATAGTCTGTCCGTTTGGCTATAAACCTGACTGTCTACATGCTGAAGTGAACTGAGGTTAAATACCCAATAAATGTGAAAACAGTCTGGTGAGCGGCGacgtttcattttcacatgatttCTTTAACGAAGCCAACAGATGAACAGCAGCTACTGTACAGCGTGACTGACTACAGACGTTCTGCACCAGTGTTTTAATCAACGTTCACTTCAAGCTCTTCAAGCTTAAGGGTACAGGAGGGGTTTAGGCGGTGGAGGAGGGGGTTTAGGTGGTGACGGAGGGGGTTTAGGCGGTGACGGAGGGGGCTTAGGCAGTGCAGGAGGGGGTTTAGGCGGTGAAGGAGGGGGTTTAGGCGGTGCAGGAGGGGGTTTAGGCGGTGAAGGAGGGGGTTTAGGCGGTGCAGGAGGGGGTATGACTGTACAGTAGGAGGTTTGACGGTACAGGAAGGGGCCTGACGGTACAGCAAGGGGGCTTTTTAACAGCAGTGATCACCTTTAGGGGCAGATCACCACTGTGTATTACAGCTGATTCCTTGATGCCTAATGAATAAGCTTTCAGCTCCTGTTTATTTCAGGTGGCCAACTCCActgcacacctgattcagctcagcaTCAGCTGGTGtgttaaaagaaggaaaatcaCCAAGCTGTCCTGGAACCCAATCCCTCCGGGACCCCCGTTCTCCACCCCAGTTTACTCCAGTCCACGGGCGCGAGACTCAGGGCGCGAGACTCAGGGCGCGAGACTCAGGGCGCGAGACTCAGGGCGCGAGACTCAGGGCGCAAGACTCAGGGCGCAAGACTCAGGGCGCAAGACTCAGGGCGCAAGACTCAGGGCGcaagactcagactcacactctCCGTACTCCTGCAGGTCCTGGTGAGAACGTTTTTCGGCTTTGggtctctctgttctctttggTTCTTCAGACGGACGCTTCACTTTCGGCTTTACCGCTTTCACTGgctcctgcacacacacacacacacacacagctaaggAACAGACTGTCTGACTGAGGTTAAAATGAGAATTGGGAATTGACTGACTTCGGAGACCAGATCAGGTTCAACCATTAGTGGAATTGTTAATGTACTACAATTAAAATTTCCCAAGCGCTTTAGCCAAGCGCGCTGACGTttctcctcctaataaacaggcacacgttcagctcctcctcctcattattcacctcctgtaatactgtaatactccattatctacattaacacaggaaggtgatcagaggggcggtggagttcgagtcggcagcgtctgagatgtttaaaacgcagagttagaagagaaaacatctcccagtgaaagccgcgttttacagtaggaataaatggagctcattatgctggtagtgaactacgctgcctgactcagccacctcagaaccagagaaacgggccttaaacaggagtcaggaccctgctggggttcatcctaaagttaggaccctgctggggttcatcctaaagtcaggaccctgctggggttcatcctaaagttaggaccctgctggggttcatcctaaagttaggaccctgctggggttcatcctaaagttaggaccctgctggggttcatcctaaagtcaggaccctgctggggttcatcctaaagttaggaccctgctggggttcatcctaaagtcagggccctgctggggttcatcctaaagttaggaccctgctggggttcatcctaaagttaggaccctgctggggttcatcctaaagtcagggccctgctggggttcatcctaaagttaggaccctgctggggttcatcctaaagttaggaccctgctggggttcatcctaaattTAGGACCCTGCTGGGAttcatcctaaagtcaggaccctgctggggttcatcctaaagtcaggaccctgctggggttcatcctaaagtcaggaccctgctggggttcatcctaaagtcaggatcctgctggggttcatcctaaagtcaggaccctgctggggttcatcctaaagtcaggaccctgctggggttcatcctaaagtcaggaccctgctggggttcatcctaaagttaggaccctgctggggttcatcctaaagtcaggaccctgctggggttcatcctaaagtcaggaccctgctggggttcatcctaaagttaggaccctgctggggttcaccctaaagttaggaccctgctggggttcaccctaaagttaggaccctgctggggttcatcctaaagtcaggaccctgctggggttcatcctaaagtcaggaccctgctggggttcatcctaaagtcaggaccctgctggggttcatcctaaagttaggaccctgctggggttcatcctaaagtcagggccctgctggggttcatcctaaagttaggaccctgctggggttcatcctaaagttaggaccctgctggggttcatcctaaagtcagggccctgctggggttcatcctaaagtcagggccctgctggggttcatcctaaagttaggaccctgctggggttcatcctaaagttaggaccctgctggggttcatcctaaattTAGGACCCTGCTGGGAttcatcctaaagtcaggaccctgctggggttcatcctaaagtcaggaccctgctggggttcatcctaaagtcaggaccctgctggggttcatcctaaagtcaggaccctgctggggttcatcctaaagttaggaccctgctggggttcatcctaaagttaggaccctgctggggttcatcctaaagtcaggaccctgctggggttcatcctaaagtcaggaccctgctggggttcatcctaaagtcaggaccctgctggggttcatcctaaagttagaaccctgctggggttcatcctaaagttaggaccctgctggggttcatcctaaagttaggaccctgctagggttcatcctaaagtcaggaccctgctggggttcatcctaaagttaggaccctgctgggggtcttcctgaagttaggacaggatttaggaggtttagtctagtgaGGATGTCTGTGTgacgctgttttctgatctggagttaatgatgagatgatgaagggaggagctgGTACTCTGGAATAGCTACTGACCTAAACTCAGTCCAGACTGACGTCGTCATGGAGACAGATATCGGCGGtgggatgtttctgtaatacgacTCCTGGTAATATGGTTTCAGTAATACGAGCTGCGGGTAGTGAAGTTTGTGTTATTCTTACTTTATAAGCCTTTGTAACGACGCGGCTCTTCCTGCGGGGGGCGTCCTCCTCCTCATTACTGTCTGGCTCGTCTCCCTCATCGATGTCGAAGTCACTGTCCACTTCGTCTTCCGTGTCTGAGTGGTCACCTCGGTACTCATCATCTCCAGACTCCTACAAGCACACATTGCATTGAACAAGACTGGTCAATACATCCATTATCATCAGTAGGTCCTCTATAAGACAGTACTGGACAAGATTCGTCCATACAATCCTCGTCAATACATTCACGTATGCCGTTAAACCCTCCGTAGGTGGTTTataaactctctctctgtgttattatattaatacTCACGTCGTTAAACCCTCCGTAGGTGCTTTATAAACGCTCTCTCAgtgttattatattaatacTCACGTCGTTAAACCCTCCGTAGGTGGTTTATAAACTCTCtgtgttattatattaatacTCACGTCGTTAAACCTTCCGTAGGTGGTTTATAAACTCTCTctttgttattatattaatacTCACGTCGTTAAACCCTTCATAGGTGGTTTATAAACTCTCTctttgttattatattaatacTCACGTCGTTAAACCCTCCGTAGGTGGTTTATAAACTCTCTCTCGgtgttattatattaatacTCACGTCGTTAAACCCTCCGTAGGTGGTTTataaactctctctctgtgtgttattatattaatacTCACGTCGTTAAACCCTCCGTAGGTGGTTTATAAACTCTCTCTCAgtgttattatattaatacTCACGTCGTTAAACCCTCCGTAGGTGCTTTATAAACTCACTCTCAgtgttattatattaatacTCACGTCGTTAAAACCTCGTAGGTGCTTTATAAACTCTCTCTCAgtgttattatattaatacTCACGTCGTTAAACCCTCCGTAGGTGGTTTATAAACTCTCTCAgtgttattatattaatacTCACGTCGTTAAACCCTCCGTAGGTGCTTTATAAACTCTCTCTCAgtgttattatattaatacTCACGTCGTTAAACCCTCCGTAGGTGGTTTATAAACTCtgtgttattatattaatacTCACGTCGTTAAACCCTCCGTAGGTGGTTTATAAACTCTCAgtgttattatattaatacTCACGTCGTTAAACCCTCCGTAGATGGTTTATAAACTCTCTCtgtgttattatattaatacGTCATTAAACCCTCCGTAGGTGCTTTATAAACTCTCTCTCAgtgttattatattaatacTCACGTCGTTAAACCCTCCGTAGGTGCTTTataaactctctctctgtgtgttattatattaatacTCACGTCGTTAAACCCTCCGTAGGTGGTTTataaactctctctctgtgtgttaaTATATTAATACTCACGTCGTTAAACCCTCCATAGGTGGTTTATAAACTCTCTCtgtgttattatattaatacTCACGTCGTTAAACCCTCCGTAGGTGGTTTATAAACTCTCTCTCAgtgttattatattaatacTCACGTCGTTAAACCCTCCGTAGGTGGTTTATAAACTCTCTCAgtgttattatattaatacTCACGTCGTTAAACCCTCCGTAGGTGGTTTATAAACTCTCtgtgttattatattaatacTCACATCGTTAAACCCTCCGTAGGTGGTTTATAAACTCTCTGTCtgtgttattatattaatacTCACGTCATTAAACCCTCCGTAGGTGGTTTataaactctctctctgtgttattatattaatacTCACGTCGTTAAACCCTCCGTAGGTGGTTTATAAACTCTCTCAGTGTTAATATATTTATACTCACGTCGTTAAACCCTCCGTAGGTGGTTTTGTAGAAGTCATCTTCTTCCTCCTGATCCAGTAGTTTGGAGAGGCGGTTTCCAGCAGTGCAGCGCTGCTCTCGGCCCAGAGCCAGACTCATCTTTACACCATTGACCAtgaaacacaataaatacagtataaaccAGTGATCATAAACACAAATTGTGTGGATTATTTATCCATCAAACTGAGGCTTAAACACATAACTCACTAAACTGCACTATAGATCAATATAACTTGATATAAAACTACAGTACGACTCACCAAACTACATAAATCACTGATCTACAGCATAACTCCCTAATCTACAGCATAACTCCCTAATCTACAGTATAATCTACAGTATAACTCCCTAATCTACAGTATAATCTACAGTATAACTCCCTAATTACAGTATAACTCCATAATCTACAGTATAACTCCCCAATCTACAGTATAACTCCCCAATCTACAGTATAATCTACAGTATAACTCCCCAATCTACAGTATAATCTACAGTATAACTCCCCAATCTACAGTATAACCCCCTAATCTACAGTACAACCCCCTAATCTACAGTATAATCTACAGTATAACTCCCCAATCTACAATATAACCCCCTAATCTACAGTACAACCCCCTAATCTACAGTATAATCTACAGTATAACTCCCCAATCTACAATATAACCCTCTAATCTACAGTACAACCCCCTAAACTACAGTATAATCTACAGTATAACCCCCTAATCTACAGTATAACTCCCCAATCTACAATATAACCCCCTAATCTACAGTATAATCTAAAGTATAACTCCCCAATCTACAGTACAACCCCCTAATCTACAGTATAATCTACAGTATAACTCCCTAATCTACAGTACAATCTACAGTATAACTCCCCAATCTACAATATAACCCCCTTATCTACAGTACAACCCCCTAATCTACAGTATAATCTACAGTATAACTACCCAATCTACAGTATAACTCCCTACTCTACAGTATAATCTACAGTATAACTCCCCAATCTACAGTATAACACCCTAATCTACAGTATAATCTACAGTATAACTCCCCAATCTACAGTATAATCTACAGTATAACTCCCCAATCTACAGTATAATCTACAGTATAACTCCCTAATCTACAGTATAACTCCCCAATCTACAGTATAATCTACAGTATAACTCCCTAATCTACAGTATAATCTACAGTATAACTACCCAATCTACAGTATAACTCCCTACTCTACAGTATAATCTACAGTATAACTCCCCAATCTACAGTATAACACCCTAATCTACAGTATAATCTACAGTATAACTCCCTAATCTACAGTTTAATCTACAGTATAACTCCCTAATCTACAGTATAACTCCCTAATCTACAGTATAATCTACAGTATAACACCCTAATCTACAGTATAATCTACAGTATAACTCCCTAATCTACAGTATAATCTACAGTATAACTACCCAATCTACAGTATAACTCCCCAATCTACAATATAACCCCCTAATCTA
This window encodes:
- the vps72a gene encoding vacuolar protein sorting 72 homolog a, whose amino-acid sequence is MSLALGREQRCTAGNRLSKLLDQEEEDDFYKTTYGGFNDESGDDEYRGDHSDTEDEVDSDFDIDEGDEPDSNEEEDAPRRKSRVVTKAYKEPVKAVKPKVKRPSEEPKRTERPKAEKRSHQDLQEYGELRKSVRKSTSEHTRKTFERLQERQMEAPRRRKTNTERILSQEELLKEAQITAQINLQSLENYERLEADKKKHVQKKRRFEGPTIRYHSVLMPVTTDALLKEENVDVEGLDQDMPQSTSSTGAAGTGSLCARSFVTFSDDEAFEAAFPPSARSGPALPVQEVCPVTHKAALYRDPVTDIPYADSRAFRIIREAYRKYIAAHGFPSSDSTESAGGSGAAAKSLRPKGLVKQGLITA